From Bacilli bacterium PM5-9:
GTTGAAATATTAGCAAGGCCCATTTTTATTCCTGGAATAATAAAAAATGAAAAAACTACATTTTCTACAATATTTAATATTATAGCTAAAGCAAGAAATAAACTTAAAACAACAATTTTTTTCGTATTAGACATCATTTGATAAACACATCCACTTCATCATTAGCTTCACTATTTTCAATTTTTATATAAAGATTGTTAGGTAAACAGACAATCGGATTAATTGTTGAATTAGACCAGCCCTGAATTGAACAGATATTATTTCTTGATGTTTCATTAATAACTCTTATTTTTCCATCTTTCTTTTCAATTTTAACTAAGCCATTTGTAGCTTCAATTTCAAAAAACTCTTGTTTATTATCATTTAAATCAAATGTATGAACAATATTATTTTCATAATAAACTTTACCAACCTTAGCAACACTATCATTATTTTTTGAAAGAACAAACACCAACAAAGCAAAAGCAATAATAATTGTTAAAATTGTCAAAATGATATCGTATTTATTTAATTTCAACTGCATCTTTTAGCCCTTCACTTATCGTAATTTTATCATTTTTATCAATAACAACATATTCAAATGAAAATTGTTTTGATAAAACATCAATATCCTTTAAATCAAGCATAAAACACTCTGTACTCAAATAATCAGCCATTAAACCATCACCTAATATAATTGTTACTGACTTATTAATATTTGCTGGTTTCAAAGTATCAGAATCAATAATGTGATTATACTTTATACCATCTATAATGTAATATCTTTGATAATCTCCTGATGTTACAATATTTGTGTTACTTTCCTTAATGATAACTTTATAATTACTTGGATCATTTGGATTAGCAATACCAATACTATAATCTTTTTTATTATCCTTTTTACCTATTAATACAACATTACCACCAGCATTTATAATACCAGATTTCATTCCTTTTTCTTCTAATTGTCTTGCGATTATGCTACTTGTATATCCTTTTGCAACACTTCCAACATCAATTTTTGCACAGGCTTTTTTTAAATATACACTTTTTTCATTATAATTTAAAACAATATTATCAATATTAGTACACTTATTCAATTTATTTAATTTACTTAAACTTGGATTTTTAATATCCTTATTTTTCTCATACTCATCCATAATTTTCTTATATTCTAAAATTACAGGTGCTAGTGCAATATTATTTTTTTGTTTAGTATCAAGATACATTTTTTTAGATTTTTCAATTAAATTAAATAATTCATCATCAACAACCACAGCTTTTTTGCCTGCATTATCATTAATTGTTTTTACATTATTTATTTTAGAATAATTGTTATATGCATCAAAAAGCTTGTGATACTTTTCAAAACTTGTTTTAGTAAACTTATAATATTCATCAAACTCACTCTCACTATTTGTATATGAAGTAAATTCAATATATGTATCAAACGACAAAAAAGACTCAGAATGTTTTTCTAAGTTTGCTTGACAACCAAATATGAATAATAAACTAAATAAGAATAATATTTTCTTTTTCATATTACACTCCTAAATAAAAAAGTTAAAGGACAAAAGATAAATCCCGAATTTATTCAGGTGGGTACACTGCAAAATACTTTAGGCTCCTTATAAATAAGTTTGCACACTATACTTTGACGCATGTTCCCTATATCTTAATTTGAGGAATTTTTTATGTCCCTTAACATCTTAATTATACCATATTTCTCAATTAATTTATGTCTTTTTAATTATATTTTTATAATGAACATAACCCTCATCACTAACAACACGACCACGCTGAGTTCTTTTTAATAATTTCTTTTGTAAAAGGTATGGTTCGTAAACATCTTCAATAGTTTGAGATTCTTCACCAATAGTTGCTGCAAGTGATTCCAATCCTACTGGACCACCATTAAATGATTCAATAATACAAGAAATTATTTTATGATCAATAAAATCTAAACCTAACTCATCAATGCCCAAAGCACTTAATGCCTCAACAACAACTTCCTTGTTTATTTTAGAATTATTTTTAACTTGAGCAAAGTCTCTAACTCTTTTTAAAATTCTATTAGCAATTCTTGGTGTGCCACGAGAACGAATTGCTAAATCAATAATCGCATCTTCATCAATACTAGCTTCTAAAACACGACATGTTCTAACAATAATTTGTGATAGTTCTTCATCACTATAATAATCTAGTCTTTCAACAACTCCAAAACGATCTCGTAATGGTGCTGATAAATCACCTGCTCTTGTTGTTGCCCCTACTAAAGTAAATGGTGCTAAATCAACTCTAATTGAACGTGATGATTCTTCTTTTCCAACTATAATATCAATACAAAAATCCTCTAATGCTGAATATAAAACTTCTTCAATATTTTTAGAAAGACGATGTATTTCATCAATGAACAAAACATCACCTGGTTGTAATCCAGTTAGTAAAGCAGCTAAATCACCTGTTTTTTCAATGGCAGGACCACTTGTATATTTGATTGAACCTTGCATCTCATTAGCAATTATCGTTGCTAGTGTTGTTTTCCCTAAGCCAGGAGGACCAAATAATAAAACATGATCTAATACTTCATTTCGAGAACGTGCAGCTTCAATATAAACTTTCAAATTATTTTTAATTGTAGTTTGTCCAATATATTCACTTAAATATTGAGGACGTAATAATAAGTCTTGTGTTTCTTCAAATGTTTCTTCTTCATCAAAGATTCTATTCATTTATCTCACCTACTTTAACAATAATTGTAATCCTAGTTTAATATATTCTTCTGTACTTAATTTTTCTTTATTTAATTCTTTTTCAATTTTTTTAATTTCATTATCTTTATACCCTAGAGCACTTAGTGCTTCTAATGCATCACTTAAATCTGTATTAATATTAGTACTATCAACAACAAACTTACCTTTTAAGTCTAAAACAATTTGACTAGCACTTTTTAGTCCAATTCCAGGTATTTTCTTTATAAAAGTAATATCTTCATTATCAATAGCTTCAATAAGTTTAACATAATTTATGCTTGAAAGAATTGAGATTGCTGTTTTAGGACCAACACCCTTAACAGAAATAAGTTTTAAAAACAATTCTTTTTGGGCTAGTTCTTTAAAGCCAAATAAAACTAATTGATCCTCTTTAACATGAGTATAGATAAATAATTCAACTTGATCATTTATTTTATATTCATAAGGTAATGGAGTTAAGACATGATACCCTACATCATGAACATCAACAATTAAACTATCTTTATTAATCATTAAAATATTACCTTTTAAAAAACCAATCATTTTATCTCACTTACTTTCTTTGTTGGATAAGCAATACCATTTCTTTTATGATTGCTACTATTATGTAAAAAATCTATTCTTTGTTTTGCATTTTCACTTACTTTTTCATTATTTAAATATGCTTCAAGTTCTTGATAACTAACTTGCATTTCTTCTTCATCAGTTTGATTATCTATTAGACCAGCTGAAGGAGGTTTATTTATAATCTCATCATTTATTTTAAAATAGTGAGCTAATTCATAAACTTGTGTTTTAGTTAATTGAATTAATGGTGCAATATCAACACCACCATCACCATACTTTGTGAAATAGCCAGTATACCATTCACACGCATTATCAGTTCCACATACTAAATAACCATAATTTTGAGCGATAGCATATAATGTTGTCATTCTAAGTCTTGCCTTTGTATTAGCTTTTGCTAATTGAAAACTACTTGTTTCATTTATTTCTAATGAAATTTGATGAACTAATTTGTCATATACATTATCTAAATCAACTATTTTATAATCTAGCATACAATCTTTAACAACACAAAGTCCATGCTCAACATCTTCATCACTAGAATAACAAGGCAAGATTAAACCAAGGCTATTATCTGGAAATGCTAATTTAACTAAATTAGCAACCACAGCAGAATCAATTCCACCACTTATTCCAACAATTAAACCCTTAGCATTTGCTTCATTAACTCTATCTTGTAACCATTTTACTAGATAATTTACATAATTTTCCATTTTTTCACCTACTCAATAAATTCAAAAACAAAATCATCAATTCTTACTAAATCTCCATTTTGACAGCCTTTTTCTCTTAAAGCATCATCTATTCCATAATAACGCATTTTTCTAGCAAATCTAGCAATACCTTCTTCAGTATTAAAGTTTGTCATAACAAATAGTCTTTCAACTTTTGGACCACTTAAAATGTAAACGCCATCTTCTTTATTAATTTCAAAAGCATCTTCATCTTCAAAGCGATAAACTTTTACAGTATCAAATGTTTCATAAATTGTATTGTTTTCTTGTAAAAGAGTACTAATGCGATATAAAACTTCTTTTAAACCAATATGAGTCAAAGTTGAAACTTTAAAAATTTCATATTTATCACGATATTTATCATAAAAACGATTATAATTATCTTCAAAAGTATCTAAATCTAATTTATTTGCGATTACTATCATCGGTCTTTTCATAAGAGATGGATTATACTCTTCTAACTCTTTATTAATTTTTTCAAAGTCATCAATTGGATCTCTACCCTCAACAGCAGCCATATCAACAATATGAACAATAACTCGACATCTTTCAATATGACGTAAAAATTGAATACCAAGACCTTTTCCTTGAGATGCACCTTCTATTAAACCTGGTAGATCAGCCATAACAAATGAATTACCATCATCAGACTTAACAACACCTAAATTAGGTACAATAGTTGTGAAATGATAATCAGCAATTTCAGGTTTAGCAGCAGTAACTACTGATAAAAAAGTAGATTTACCAACACTTGGCAATCCAACTAAGCCAACATCAGCTAATAATTTCAATTCAACAATAACATCCATTTTTTCTCCTGGTTCTCCATTTTCACAAATATCTGGAGCAGGAACTTTGTTAGTAGCAAAACGAACATTTCCACGTCCACCTCGTCCACCATGAGCAATTATAACCTCTTGTTCATCTTTAGTAATATCAGCTATCAATTCATCATTAGCATCTTTTATGATTGTTCCTACAGGAACCCTAATAATTGTTGGTAAGGCATCTTTTCCATGGCAGCGTTTTGACATACCATTTTCACCTTTTTTACCTTTAATGATTTTATTATATCTTAAATCTAGCAATGTTGAAAGATTTCGATCTCCTTTAAAAATAATATTTGAACCATGTCCGCCATCACCACCAGCAGGACCACCCATTGGTACATATTTTTCACGACGAAAAGCAACTATACC
This genomic window contains:
- a CDS encoding hypothetical protein (product_source=COG5341; cog=COG5341; pfam=PF07009; superfamily=117125; transmembrane_helix_parts=Outside_1_9,TMhelix_10_29,Inside_30_129), producing the protein MQLKLNKYDIILTILTIIIAFALLVFVLSKNNDSVAKVGKVYYENNIVHTFDLNDNKQEFFEIEATNGLVKIEKKDGKIRVINETSRNNICSIQGWSNSTINPIVCLPNNLYIKIENSEANDEVDVFIK
- a CDS encoding GTP-binding protein (product_source=KO:K03979; cath_funfam=2.70.210.12,3.40.50.300; cog=COG0536; ko=KO:K03979; pfam=PF01018,PF01926,PF09269; superfamily=52540,82051; tigrfam=TIGR02729,TIGR03595) yields the protein MFVDKVKLSLEAGDGGNGIVAFRREKYVPMGGPAGGDGGHGSNIIFKGDRNLSTLLDLRYNKIIKGKKGENGMSKRCHGKDALPTIIRVPVGTIIKDANDELIADITKDEQEVIIAHGGRGGRGNVRFATNKVPAPDICENGEPGEKMDVIVELKLLADVGLVGLPSVGKSTFLSVVTAAKPEIADYHFTTIVPNLGVVKSDDGNSFVMADLPGLIEGASQGKGLGIQFLRHIERCRVIVHIVDMAAVEGRDPIDDFEKINKELEEYNPSLMKRPMIVIANKLDLDTFEDNYNRFYDKYRDKYEIFKVSTLTHIGLKEVLYRISTLLQENNTIYETFDTVKVYRFEDEDAFEINKEDGVYILSGPKVERLFVMTNFNTEEGIARFARKMRYYGIDDALREKGCQNGDLVRIDDFVFEFIE
- a CDS encoding thiamine biosynthesis lipoprotein (product_source=KO:K03734; cath_funfam=1.10.437.10; cleavage_site_network=SignalP-noTM; cog=COG1477; ko=KO:K03734; pfam=PF02424; superfamily=143631), with the translated sequence MKKKILFLFSLLFIFGCQANLEKHSESFLSFDTYIEFTSYTNSESEFDEYYKFTKTSFEKYHKLFDAYNNYSKINNVKTINDNAGKKAVVVDDELFNLIEKSKKMYLDTKQKNNIALAPVILEYKKIMDEYEKNKDIKNPSLSKLNKLNKCTNIDNIVLNYNEKSVYLKKACAKIDVGSVAKGYTSSIIARQLEEKGMKSGIINAGGNVVLIGKKDNKKDYSIGIANPNDPSNYKVIIKESNTNIVTSGDYQRYYIIDGIKYNHIIDSDTLKPANINKSVTIILGDGLMADYLSTECFMLDLKDIDVLSKQFSFEYVVIDKNDKITISEGLKDAVEIK
- a CDS encoding Holliday junction DNA helicase RuvA (product_source=KO:K03550; cath_funfam=1.10.150.20,1.10.8.10,2.40.50.140; cog=COG0632; ko=KO:K03550; pfam=PF01330,PF07499,PF14520; smart=SM00278; superfamily=46929,47781,50249; tigrfam=TIGR00084), translated to MIGFLKGNILMINKDSLIVDVHDVGYHVLTPLPYEYKINDQVELFIYTHVKEDQLVLFGFKELAQKELFLKLISVKGVGPKTAISILSSINYVKLIEAIDNEDITFIKKIPGIGLKSASQIVLDLKGKFVVDSTNINTDLSDALEALSALGYKDNEIKKIEKELNKEKLSTEEYIKLGLQLLLK
- a CDS encoding NAD+ synthase (product_source=KO:K01916; cath_funfam=3.40.50.620; cog=COG0171; ko=KO:K01916; pfam=PF02540; superfamily=52402; tigrfam=TIGR00552) is translated as MENYVNYLVKWLQDRVNEANAKGLIVGISGGIDSAVVANLVKLAFPDNSLGLILPCYSSDEDVEHGLCVVKDCMLDYKIVDLDNVYDKLVHQISLEINETSSFQLAKANTKARLRMTTLYAIAQNYGYLVCGTDNACEWYTGYFTKYGDGGVDIAPLIQLTKTQVYELAHYFKINDEIINKPPSAGLIDNQTDEEEMQVSYQELEAYLNNEKVSENAKQRIDFLHNSSNHKRNGIAYPTKKVSEIK
- a CDS encoding Holliday junction DNA helicase RuvB (product_source=KO:K03551; cath_funfam=1.10.10.10,1.10.8.60,3.40.50.300; cog=COG2255; ko=KO:K03551; pfam=PF05491,PF05496,PF17864; smart=SM00382; superfamily=46785,52540; tigrfam=TIGR00635); this translates as MNRIFDEEETFEETQDLLLRPQYLSEYIGQTTIKNNLKVYIEAARSRNEVLDHVLLFGPPGLGKTTLATIIANEMQGSIKYTSGPAIEKTGDLAALLTGLQPGDVLFIDEIHRLSKNIEEVLYSALEDFCIDIIVGKEESSRSIRVDLAPFTLVGATTRAGDLSAPLRDRFGVVERLDYYSDEELSQIIVRTCRVLEASIDEDAIIDLAIRSRGTPRIANRILKRVRDFAQVKNNSKINKEVVVEALSALGIDELGLDFIDHKIISCIIESFNGGPVGLESLAATIGEESQTIEDVYEPYLLQKKLLKRTQRGRVVSDEGYVHYKNIIKKT